One Saccharomyces eubayanus strain FM1318 chromosome VIII, whole genome shotgun sequence genomic window carries:
- the ECM3 gene encoding putative ATPase ECM3 produces the protein MTHITLGQAIWASVRPIIKIYLIIGVGFGLCKMNILTVQATRSISDIVLTVLLPCLSFNKIVANIEDNDIKNVGIICLSSVLLFATGLGFSFIVRSVLPVPKRWRGGILAGGMFPNISDLPIAYLQSMDQGFIFTEAEGDKGVANVIIFLAMFLICVFNLGGFRLIENDFNYKGDDDEENTLIDQDQDSTQQLKPPVEGGSSSSSNQDILKEPNESTVPNSSQASYISEKESKQEKFSATAPKPTQAVFPTASNMSMNSSAVVSIDSITHSLHTTRMDTQSSDQLNNPTYRTRSQPIAYTTESTTGNRKNSRRNSITGSLRSVDMRELPAEDMNDLIREYSNVDRYGKRRRSSLSSQRPSSIMGNQADNALSPNLSRTSTIQRVKASNLTRIITSDATVSKKDIDTSGSSLPKWLQNFPLTKFIVFFLKNCLRPCSMAVILALIIAFIPWVKALFVTSKHTPKIKQAPDNAPALAFIMDFTSYVGAASVPFGLILLGATLGRLKIGKLYPGFWKAAVILVFIRQCIMPIFGVLWCDRLVKAGWLNWEDDKMLLFVTAITWNLPTMTTLIYFTASFTPEDETEPVQMECTSFFLMLQYPLMVVSLPFLVSYFIKVQMKL, from the coding sequence ATGACACATATCACGCTAGGACAAGCCATCTGGGCCTCTGTCAGACCAATCATCAAGATCTACCTGATTATTGGTGTGGGCTTCGGTTTATGCAAGATGAACATCTTGACCGTCCAGGCCACGAGATCCATCTCTGATATCGTCTTAACGGTTCTGCTTCCTTGTTTATCGTTCAATAAAATCGTAGCAAATATAGAGGATAACGATATTAAAAACGTCGGTATCATTTGCCTGTCGTCTGTTCTGCTTTTCGCCACTGGCCTTGGGTTTTCCTTCATCGTTAGAAGTGTGCTTCCTGTCCCCAAGAGATGGCGTGGCGGTATTCTTGCAGGTGGCATGTTTCCCAATATCAGTGATTTGCCCATTGCTTATTTGCAGTCCATGGACCAGGGGTTTATCTTCACGGAAGCGGAGGGTGATAAAGGAGTCGCCAACGTTATTATCTTCCTGGCCATGTTTTTAATCTGCGTCTTCAACCTGGGTGGCTTCAGACTGATTGAAAATGACTTCAACTACAAGGGCGATGACGATGAGGAAAATACTTTGATCGATCAAGATCAAGACTCAACCCAGCAGCTAAAACCACCCGTTGAGGGCggctcttcttcttcatccaaccaagacattttgaaagagcCAAATGAATCCACTGTTCCAAATAGTTCACAAGCAAGCTACATTTCTGAGAAGGAGAGTAAACaggaaaaattttcagctACCGCTCCCAAACCTACTCAAGCTGTGTTCCCAACAGCAAGTAACATGAGCATGAATTCATCCGCGGTAGTGTCCATCGATAGCATCACACACTCTCTGCACACAACCCGCATGGATACGCAGTCCTCTGACCAACTAAATAACCCCACGTATAGAACTAGGAGTCAACCAATCGCATATACCACTGAATCAACCACAGGCAATCGCAAGAATAGCCGCAGAAACTCCATTACTGGCTCTTTACGTTCCGTGGATATGCGTGAGCTACCCGCTGAAGATATGAATGATTTGATTCGTGAGTACTCAAACGTTGACCGGTACGGTAAGAGAAGGAGAAGTTCTCTTAGCTCTCAAAGACCGTCTTCCATCATGGGGAACCAGGCAGACAACGCTCTTTCTCCCAATCTGTCTAGAACCTCCACTATACAAAGAGTGAAGGCTTCTAATCTAACAAGAATTATTACTTCAGATGCTACTGTCAGTAAGAAAGATATCGATACTTCAGGATCGTCTTTACCAAAATGGTTGCAAAATTTTCCCTTGACCAAGtttattgtattttttttgaaaaattgtttaAGACCTTGCTCCATGGCTGTCATCCTGGCGTTAATCATCGCCTTCATCCCCTGGGTTAAAGCCTTATTCGTCACTTCGAAGCATACCCCAAAGATTAAACAGGCTCCAGACAATGCACCCGCTTTAGCGTTCATTATGGACTTTACCTCTTATGTGGGAGCTGCCTCAGTGCCATTCGGTTTAATCCTATTAGGTGCCACTCTGGGTAGATTGAAAATTGGGAAATTGTATCCGGGTTTCTGGAAGGCTGCTGTGATCTTAGTGTTCATTAGACAATGTATCATGCCCATTTTTGGTGTCTTATGGTGCGATCGTCTGGTGAAAGCAGGTTGGTTGAACTGGGAAGACGACAAGATGTTACTGTTTGTTACTGCGATAACTTGGAATTTGCCAACCATGACTACCCTAATCTATTTCACAGCGAGTTTCACCcctgaagatgaaactgAACCCGTTCAGATGGAATGcacttctttcttcttgatgctTCAGTATCCTCTGATGGTCGTTAGTTTACCATTTTTGGTGTCTTATTTCATAAAGGTACAAATGAAACTATGA
- the RPS7A gene encoding 40S ribosomal protein eS7, with the protein MSAPQAKILSQAPTELELQVAQAFIELENSSPELKAELRPLQFKSIREIDVAGGKKALAIFVPVPSLAGFHKVQTKLTRELEKKFQDRHVIFLAERRILPKPSRTSRQVQKRPRSRTLTAVHDKVLEDLVFPTEIVGKRVRYLVGGNKIQKVLLDSKDVQQIDYKLESFQAVYNKLTGKQIVFEIPSETH; encoded by the exons ATGTCTGCTCCACAAGCCAAGATTTTGTCTCAAGCTCCAACTGAATTGGAATTACAAGTTGCTCAAGCTTTCAttgaattagaaaattcTTCTCCAGAATTGAAAGCTGAATTGAGACCTTTGCAATTCAAGTCCATCAGAGAA atTGACGTCGCTGGTGGTAAGAAGGCTTTGGCCATTTTCGTTCCAGTCCCATCTTTGGCTGGTTTCCACAAGGTTCAAACTAAGTTGACCCgtgaattggaaaagaaattccaAGACCGTCATGTCATCTTCTTGGCTGAAAGAAGAATCTTGCCAAAACCATCTAGAACATCTAGACAAGTCCAAAAGAGACCAAGATCCAGAACTTTAACTGCTGTTCATGACAAGGTCTTGGAAGACTTAGTCTTCCCAACTGAAATTGTCGGTAAGAGAGTTAGATATTTGGTTGGTGGTAACAAGATCCAAAAAGTCTTGTTAGACTCCAAGGATGTCCAACAAATCGATTACAAATTGGAATCTTTCCAAGCTGTTTACAACAAGTTGACTGGTAAGCAAATTGTTTTCGAAATTCCAAGTGAAACTCATTAa
- the ARF3 gene encoding Arf family GTPase ARF3 yields MGNSISKALGKLFGSKEMKILMLGLDKAGKTTILYKLKLNKIKTATPTVGFNVETVTYKNVKFNMWDVGGQQRLRPLWRHYFPATTALIFVVDSSTEGRMQEAKEELYSIIGEKEMENVVLLVWANKQDLKDAMKPQEVSNFLELKQNLKNQPWCVIGSNALSGQGLVEGLSWISSNSDVPRK; encoded by the coding sequence ATGGGTaattcaatttcaaaagctctAGGCAAATTATTCGGctcaaaagaaatgaaaatattgatgcTAGGTTTAGATAAGGCCGGTAAGACGACGATACTGTACAAATTGAAACTAAACAAAATTAAGACAGCTACCCCCACTGTTGGATTCAATGTCGAAACCGTTACTTACAAAAATGTGAAATTTAATATGTGGGATGTAGGCGGGCAACAACGACTAAGACCCCTCTGGAGACACTATTTCCCTGCCACTACTGCATTGATATTTGTGGTGGACTCTAGCACTGAAGGCCGTATGCAGGAGGCCAAAGAGGAGCTATATAGTATCATTGGGGAGAAAGAGATGGAGAATGTGGTACTACTTGTATGGGCAAACAAgcaagatttgaaagatgCAATGAAGCCCCAAGAggtttctaattttttggaattgaagcaaaacttgaaaaatcaacCCTGGTGCGTAATCGGTAGTAATGCTTTGTCCGGACAGGGTCTTGTGGAAGGGTTATCTTGGATTTCCAGTAACTCAGACGTTCCCAGAAAATAG
- the CMR2 gene encoding Cmr2p, whose amino-acid sequence MNVVFVALILIIEQSIPIESVYCSELGLMDFSIPPTLPLDLQSRLNELIQDYKDENLTRKGYETKRKQLLDKFEISQMRPYTPLRSPNSRKSKRLHKRNPSLASSTISTPTSIDRRHSIYRVTTMNSNSANGTPRRRSKRYAASLQSSLPGSADEKALGKDTVYNPMIPLLPRHIEPEITSGGDTTMTDSLPLILRGRFEHCDGQTAMISINAKGKETFITWDKLYLKAERVAHELNKSHLYKMDKILLWYNKNDVIEFTIALLGCFIAGMAAVPVSLETYSLREVIEIIKVTNSKYVLISNACHKQLDNLHSSSNHSKVKLVKNDVFQQIKFVRTDDLGTYTKAKKSSPTFDIPNISYIEFTRTPLGRLSGVVMKHNILINQFETMTKILNSRSMPHWKQKSQSIRKPFHKRIASTISRFVILNSLDPTRSTGLIMGVLFNLFTGNLLISIDSSILQRPGGYENTIDKFRADILLNDQLQLKQVVINYLENPESAFSRKHKIDFSCIKSCLTSCTTIDTDVTEMVVHKWLKNLGCIDAPFCYSPMLTLLDFGGIFISIRDQLGNLENFPIHNSKLRLQNELFINREKLKLNEVECSITAMINASSSFKDYLKLEAFGFPIPDVTLCVVNPDTNTLVQDLTVGEIWISSNHITDEFYQMDKVNEFVFNAKLNYSEMFTWARYEMPSSESQAVTEQLDTILNICPANTYFMRTKLMGFVHNGKIYVLSLIEDMFLQNKLVRLSNWAHTSNLLHVKKPGQPSTNISKPVVEEIVKSANTSALSVEAFSECKRTVESHYLQQITETIVRTVNTVFEVAAFELQHHKEEHFLVMVVESSLAKTDEESKNNAATDTTLVSFNEKQKIKVEAKMNDLTDQIFRILWIFHKIQPMCILVVPRDTLPRRYCSLELANSTVEKKFLNNDLGAQFVKFQFDNVILDFLPHSAYYNESILSEHLSRLRKMALQEEYSMNEPGYRTDGPVESKLALQCSGVDYREESVDTRSHTKLTDFKSILEILEWRISIYGNETAFSDGTNSNMANSSSNNDNNVHKKVSWASFDRIIAGFLKKIVGSKNLLKHGDSVVVMCENSVEYVAMIMACLFCNFLVIPLPSIKEVTVEEDLKFLVSIIQSYKVKRLFVDAKLHTLLNDNNTVNKCFKRYKNLMPKITVFSKVKVKNALTISMFKNVLKQKFGAKPGTRINMTPCVIWINTEYDVASNVHVTMTHSSLLNASKIIKETLQLRNNSPLFSICSHTSGLGFMFSCFLGIYAGAATCLFSLTDVLIDPKEFLIGLQNLNVKDLYLKIETFYSLLDRASNLIEGSKNRKETLNSNKNNTSSSVRGDVFKGVRNIMIPFPDRPRVYTIENILKRYSNISLASTQINYLYQHHFNPIISLRSYLDIPPIDLYLDPISLREGIIREVDVNDMTMNGGTYIRVQDSGVVPVCTDVSVVNPETLLPCVDGEFGEIWCCSEANAFDYFVCNGSKNKLYKDPFITEQFKSKMKSEMNNTLSYLRTGDLGFIKNVSCTNSQGEIIGLNLLFVLGSIHETIEILGLTHFVSDLERTVKEVHADIGSCLIAKAGGLLVCLIRCKDRHNPILGNLTTLIVSELLNKHGIILDLCAFVKTKGISPKNSSMIMDVWAKNRASIMQAWFDQSIQIEAQFGINYGENISIYLLSDYEKDNI is encoded by the coding sequence ATGAATGTAGTATTTGTCGCCTTGATTTTGATTATAGAACAGTCTATTCCCATAGAAAGCGTGTATTGCAGTGAATTGGGCTTAATGGATTTTTCTATTCCTCCGACCTTGCCTCTAGACCTGCAAAGTCGATTGAATGAGTTAATTCAAGAttataaagatgaaaaccTAACAAGAAAGGGTTATGAgaccaaaagaaagcaacTACTggataaatttgaaatttctcAAATGAGACCCTATACCCCTCTTCGATCTCCAAATTcgagaaaatcaaaacgTCTGCACAAGAGAAATCCCAGTCTAGCATCATCCACAATATCCACTCCAACCTCTATCGATAGGCGACATTCCATATATCGTGTTACAACCATGAACTCAAATTCCGCAAATGGTACCCCTAGGAGACGCAGTAAAAGGTATGCTGCTTCTTTACAATCATCATTGCCAGGTTCTGCCGATGAAAAGGCTTTAGGGAAGGACACCGTTTATAATCCTATGATTCCGCTATTGCCAAGACACATTGAGCCTGAAATCACGTCCGGTGGGGACACAACAATGACAGATTCTTTGCCACTGATTTTGAGAGGACGGTTCGAACATTGTGATGGCCAAACAGCAATGATTAGTATAAATGCTAAAGGTAAAGAGACCTTTATTACATGGGATAAACTTTACTTGAAAGCGGAAAGGGTGGCTCATGAATTAAATAAGAGTCACCTTTATAAAATGGATAAGATTTTACTGTGGtacaacaaaaatgatGTTATTGAGTTTACCATTGCCCTACTGGGTTGTTTTATTGCTGGTATGGCAGCCGTCCCCGTTTCCTTGGAAACATATTCCCTGCGTGAGGTTATTGAAATTATCAAGGTGACAAATTCTAAATatgttttgatttcaaacGCTTGTCATAAACAACTAGATAATTTGcattcatcttcaaatcattcaaaagtCAAACTGGTTAAAAATGATgttttccaacaaataaaatttgTCAGGACAGATGACTTGGGTACGTACAcgaaagcaaaaaaaagctcCCCTACTTTTGACATACCTAACATTTCATATATAGAGTTTACTAGAACGCCATTAGGTCGTCTGTCGGGTGTTGTCATGAAGCATAACATTCTAATAAATCAATTTGAAACAATGACAAAAATCTTAAACTCTCGATCGATGCCCCAttggaaacaaaaatctCAAAGTATTAGGAAGCCATTCCATAAGAGAATTGCGTCAACGATTTCAAGGTTTGTCATTTTGAACAGTTTAGACCCCACCAGATCAACAGGTTTGATTATGGGTGTCCTTTTCAACTTGTTCACAGGTaatcttttaatttctATTGATAGTAGTATATTGCAGCGACCTGGAGGGTATGAGAACACTATCGATAAATTTAGAGCTGATATTTTATTGAACGATCAATTGCAACTGAAGCAGGTTGTTATCAATTATTTGGAAAATCCAGAATCCGCATTTTCCAGGAAGCACAAAATAGATTTTAGTTGCATCAAGTCATGTTTGACCTCATGCACCACTATAGACACCGATGTGACTGAAATGGTTGTTCATAAATGGCTAAAGAATTTGGGATGTATCGATGCTCCATTCTGCTATTCTCCCATGTTAACTTTATTAGATTTTGGTGGCATATTCATTTCTATCAGAGATCAATTAGGGAATTTAGAGAACTTTCCCATTCATAATTCGAAACTAAGGTTGCAGAATGAGTTGTTTATAAACcgtgaaaaattaaagctTAATGAAGTCGAGTGTAGCATAACGGCTATGATTAACGCATCAAGTTCTTTTAAAGATTATCTGAAATTGGAGGCATTTGGTTTCCCAATTCCTGACGTCACGTTGTGTGTGGTCAATCCGGATACAAACACGTTAGTCCAGGATCTCACTGTGGGTGAAATATGGATTTCTTCTAACCATATTACCGAtgaattttatcaaatggATAAAGTGAACGAGTTCGTATTCAATGCAAAACTTAACTATTCTGAAATGTTTACGTGGGCAAGGTACGAAATGCCTAGTAGCGAATCGCAAGCTGTTACCGAGCAATTGGATactattttgaatatttgtCCTGCTAACACTTACTTTATGAGAACCAAGCTTATGGGGTTTGTTCATAACGGAAAGATATATGTGCTTTCGCTTATAGAAGATATGTTTTTACAAAATAAGTTGGTTAGATTATCAAATTGGGCACACACATCAAACCTATTACATGTCAAAAAACCCGGCCAGCCTTCTACAAATATCAGTAAACCAGtagttgaagaaattgtcAAATCTGCGAATACCTCAGCTTTGAGTGTTGAAGCATTTTCTGAATGTAAGAGGACTGTCGAATCCCATTACTTGCAGCAAATTACTGAAACAATTGTAAGAACAGTAAATACTGTTTTTGAGGTTGCTGCATTTGAATTGCAACATCATAAGGAAGAACATTTTTTAGTTATGGTGGTAGAAAGCTCGCTGGCTAAGACAGATGAAGAGAGTAAAAACAATGCAGCAACAGATACTACCTTGGTGTCGTTTAAtgagaaacagaaaataaaagtgGAAGCGAAAATGAACGACTTAACTGACCAAATCTTCAGGATcctttggatttttcataaaatcCAACCAATGTGCATCTTAGTTGTACCAAGAGATACTTTACCTAGGAGATACTGTTCCTTAGAATTGGCCAATAGTACTGTAGAGAAAAAGTTCTTAAACAACGACCTTGGTGCACAgtttgtaaaatttcaattcGACAATGTTATCTTAGATTTTTTGCCTCATTCCGCTTACTATAACGAAAGTATATTATCTGAGCATTTATCCAGATTGAGAAAAATGGCTCTGCAAGAAGAGTACAGTATGAATGAACCCGGCTATCGTACCGATGGTCCCGTTGAGTCAAAACTGGCTCTGCAATGTAGCGGTGTCGATTATAGAGAAGAGTCTGTTGACACCAGAAGCCATACTAAACTTACGGATTTCAAATCGATTTTGGAGATCCTGGAATGGAGGATTTCCATTTATGGGAACGAAACGGCGTTTAGCGATGGTACTAATTCAAATATGGCCAATTCCTCAAGTAATAACGATAATAATGTACATAAAAAGGTTTCGTGGGCGAGCTTTGATAGAATTATTGCAGgctttttaaaaaaaattgtggGATCAAAAAACCTGCTAAAGCATGGTGACAGTGTTGTTGTCATGTGTGAAAACTCCGTTGAATATGTGGCAATGATTATGGCATGTTtattttgtaattttttggTCATTCCGTTACCAAGTATTAAAGAGGTTACCGTAGAGGAAgatctgaaatttttggttaGTATTATTCAGAGTTACAAAGTGAAAAGGCTTTTTGTTGACGCTAAATTGCACACTTTATTAAACGATAATAATACCGTAAACAAATGCTTCAAAAGATACAAAAATTTAATGCCCAAAAtaacagttttttcaaaagtcaAGGTTAAGAATGCATTAACGATATCTATGTTTAAAAATGTATTAAAGCAGAAATTTGGGGCCAAACCAGGTACCAGGATCAATATGACACCATGCGTCATATGGATAAACACAGAATATGATGTGGCGTCGAATGTTCATGTGACCATGACACATTCGTCCCTACTTAACGCAAGCAAAATAATCAAAGAAACGTTGCAGTTGAGGAATAATAGCCCACTTTTTTCCATATGCTCACATACAAGTGGATTGGGGTTTATGTTCAGTTGTTTTTTGGGCATTTATGCAGGTGCTGCTACATGTTTATTCAGTCTCACGGATGTGCTGATTGATCCCAAGGAATTTTTAATTGgtcttcaaaatttaaaTGTGAAAGAtttatatttgaaaatcgaAACgttttattctttattgGACAGAGCCTCCAATTTAATCGAGGGATCTAAAAATAGAAAGGAAACtttaaattcaaacaagaacaatACTTCTAGTTCTGTCAGAGGAGATGTTTTTAAAGGCGTTCGAAATATTATGATTCCTTTCCCCGATAGGCCAAGGGTTTATACAATCgagaatattttaaaaCGGTATTCAAATATCTCTCTTGCTTCTACACAAATAAACTATCTCTACCAACATCATTTCAATCCGATTATCTCGTTAAGATCATACTTAGATATCCCTCCAATCGACCTATATCTTGATCCCATTTCACTAAGGGAAGGTATCATAAGAGAGGTTGATGTAAACGATATGACAATGAATGGAGGAACTTACATCAGGGTACAAGATTCTGGTGTTGTTCCCGTGTGCACAGATGTTTCTGTGGTCAATCCAGAAACCCTGTTACCATGTGTTGACGGAGAATTTGGTGAGATTTGGTGCTGTTCGGAGGCAAATGCGTTCGATTACTTTGTATGTAATGGCTCAAAGAACAAACTGTACAAAGATCCATTCATTACCGAACAATTCAAGAGCAAGATGAAAAGTGAGATGAATAATACATTGAGCTATCTAAGGACAGGTGACTTGGGTTTCATCAAAAATGTCAGCTGTACTAATTCACAAGGAGAGATTATTGGTTTGAACTTGTTATTTGTTTTAGGAAGTATTCATGAAACCATTGAAATCTTGGGGTTAACACATTTTGTTAGCGATTTGGAGAGAACTGTTAAAGAGGTACACGCTGATATTGGTAGTTGTTTGATTGCCAAGGCAGGCGGATTGTTAGTATGCTTGATTAGATGTAAGGACCGCCACAACCCTATCTTAGGTAACTTAACGACATTGATTGTTTCAGAGCTATTGAATAAGCATGGTATCATTTTAGATTTATGCGCATTTGTGAAGACTAAAGGCATAAGTCCGAAAAACTCCAGTATGATAATGGATGTATGGGCAAAGAATAGGGCGTCGATAATGCAAGCTTGGTTCGATCAGAGTATTCAAATAGAAGCACAATTTGGTATCAACTATGGTGAGAATATTTCGATATATTTACTATCAGATTACGAAAAGGACAATATATAA
- the RKI1 gene encoding ribose-5-phosphate isomerase RKI1, producing the protein MAAGVPRIDGLESLGNPLEDAKRAAAYRAVDENLKFDEHKIVGIGSGSTVVYVAERIGQYLHDSEYSELVSKFVCIPTGFQSRNLILDNKLQLGSIEQYPRIDIAFDGADEVDEHLQLIKGGGACLFQEKLVSTSAKTFIIVADSRKKSPKYLGKNWRQGVPIEIVPSAYVRVKNDLLEQLHADKVDIRQGGSAKAGPVVTDNSNFIIDADFGEIKDPRALHTDIKLLVGVVETGLFIDNASKAYFGNSDGTVELVTK; encoded by the coding sequence ATGGCTGCTGGCGTTCCTAGAATTGATGGATTAGAGTCCTTAGGTAACCCTTTGGAGGATGCCAAAAGAGCTGCTGCATACAGAGCTGTCgatgaaaatttaaagTTTGATGAGCATAAAATTGTCGGAATCGGTAGTGGTAGTACGGTGGTCTACGTTGCCGAGAGAATCGGGCAGTATTTGCACGATTCTGAATATTCCGAACTGGTGTCTAAATTCGTTTGTATTCCAACAGGCTTCCAATCAAGGAACTTGATCCTAGATAACAAATTGCAATTAGGCTCTATTGAACAATATCCTCGTATTGACATAGCTTTTGACGGTGCCGATGAAGTAGATGAACATTTGCAATTGATTAAAGGTGGTGGAGCCTGTTtattccaagaaaaattggtCAGCACCAGTGCCAAAACGTTCATTATTGTTGCTGATTCAAGGAAGAAATCTCCAAAGTATTTAGGTAAGAACTGGAGACAAGGTGTACCCATCGAAATCGTACCTTCAGCGTATGTTAGAGTCAAGAACGACTTGTTAGAACAATTGCATGCAGACAAGGTTGATATCAGACAAGGCGGGTCTGCTAAAGCAGGTCCTGTTGTAACTGACAATAGCAACTTTATTATCGATGCGGACTTTGGCGAAATCAAGGATCCAAGAGCATTGCATACGGATATCAAATTGTTAGTCGGTGTAGTGGAAACGGGTTTGTTCATCGACAATGCTTCGAAAGCTTACTTTGGTAATTCCGATGGCACTGTTGAACTTgtaacaaaataa